ACAAGAAAAGGCCACAAAACCAGAGCATGCGATAGAAATTAGAAGCTTCATCATCAATGCACATTTGACAACGACGGATAAAGAACATTTCTTGGataacttaaatataattttggcAATGTatgaataaatcaaaaaatgtttgaaattcaaaaaaagaaaacaaaatgcaGGTAGTGATGGTGTTAACACGCCTTTACCCCGACCTCATAAATGCATATTGAAGGCTCCAGATTTGCTGCAGTCACCTTTTTCATGGTTACATAGCTTTTGAGTAAATATACTCTCCTTTTTGTTGTTGGGTTGTTGGCAAATTCAATGCCTTGTTGCTTCCAACTTccatccctctctctctcttatttatatatcGCCTTGTATTTCTCTTGGAGGATCACAATTCACACACACCCTCCCTCCTTCACTAATCTTTCCTCTCATTACTTATCTGCAATGTGAAGGGTTGGAAGAGTGAGTGGTATGCTAATGATACGAGATATTGGTGCGGTTCAATTTGAAAGCCGTGCTCAATATGCTTAGAGCTCGGTTATTTGATTGAGCCGTGCCAATATCACGTATGCGTATTATGCTAGTGCTTCCTATCACTCTCTTCCCCTTCCATGCAATCCCAATAACAGGTAATACTCCATGTTCAAATGTTTTTTTAGCAACAATATCTGTGTTTTTTTACTATTACTGTGTTTTTTTACTATTACTGTGTTTTCTGTCTGTGGTCATTGGccaaaaagagagagaaggcaAACTTATAAGGTGAATGTCAGTCAATGCAAACATATAGCTAGATAGATAATTATGCTAtttttatgtgtgtttttacCAGAAATACTGGATAGATGCTAACTATCATCCAAATCTGTACTTGGACATGTTCTGTTAATGTTGTTTCATCAaatatattatgttttgtcCACATTAGGACATTAGTTTTGTCAAACAAGGCAAAGTCATACTACCCCAAACTTATTACAGTGATGATACAATATTCTTCTCTCACCAACTATTCCCCAAGATTCATAATCACAATGCATGGTAGCTCAAGAAAAGTTTATCTCCTAAAGGAAGAAGAGCAGAAGAATTGCATTTACTGAGCACTGCCTAAACGCTTCCTACTTTTCTGACCAAGTGCTTGTGGTAGGTGCAAGAGTGCCTACTTTTTGGTATCATCATTAATGCTATTTCAAAGAAGCAAACAACAGTTTCCAAGTTGGTTCACTTTTCTTCTCTCTGTAATAACTTCACAACTAAgcaaatcatgtttaggacaTCAGTTTTGCAGTTGATTTAGACGATAATGTATGGAACAACAAGCTGAATCACATGCATGTTATTCCTAGCAATGGATAATTAAATGAGAAAGCGAAGAAAAAGACATACCTAACTGAGGTTATGTGCAAAGAGACTCGAGGCCCCAACTAATGAGAGACACGGAATAAATCTCTTCGGGTTTAACTTCAACACTGCAGCATCATGCACCCAACATGAGAGACTACTTTGCagattttcattttcagcTATATTAGCAATCCAACTTAAGACAAGCGTGCAAAGTGTCTTTCGTTATATAACTTCAAATACTCTTTAGTCTGTTTTTTGGAGCTGAGAACTCTAACTCAGAGAGTAATTACTGATCTGAATATACTGGAAATGCCAGGAGTTCTTAGTCATGTTTCAATCAAATATCTAGAAAAACATAGGATAAGGTCTTGGAGTACAAATAAACTAGCCTCATCACACCAGAGAGCCGTTATATCTTCACAACATTGCTCACAATGTACTTCCATGACCTAATGGATAATTACTCTGAGTTGCTACTTGCAGGTTGAAACAGAGTAAATGTATGTAATTGATTGAGTAAGCAATCATTCATCACATCTCGCCATGACCAACAATGGTTCATTGGCATACAGATATTTAGTTAACCATAGATCGATATATTTAATGCTTCAGGTTCTCAAACTAGATAATATATATcagaaaaaatatttgcaGTAGGGTAAAAACACTAAACTAGAAGCTTTCATTTACTATAGTAGAACTAATGTTCTTTAGACAACCTTATTCTAAGacacaaaacaaataacattGCCCGAATTATTTCAAGAAATGATGCTCCTAACTGAGCTTCTTTGCTAGCAAAAAAGTTCCATGCTCTTTCCAGATATAAACGAAGAAAATTATCGCATGATTCGAATAAGAAGCAAGTTTGTTGGCATATCAAGCTCCAAAATAACCAACCAACTTAATCAGTGAAAACAgttctaattatttaaagacATCCAATTCCCTTCACTACAAGGCAAAATGTATTCCATCAGTAAAGAGCTTGAAAAGTTCTTGTTTTGGATTCATTTGCAAGTCAACCACACAaccacaaacaaaaaattatttcatccAAGATTTTCCAGTTTCATACAGTAACAGATATTCAACGATTCCATTAGGATTCATCTCCGCATACAACATTATGTCAATTTGGCTCATGTTTTGACCTTTTGCGGTAAACGCACAAACTGACACGCACATATAACATTCTAGATATAGGGAGAGAGCAAGGATTGTGCAGCCTAAGGATAAATACATACTCCACAATGTGTACCCGATCCGAAattttcgggtacccgatcccAAAATTCCCAAAATCCAATGCCcgatacccgacccgaatttgatttcgggtacccggatacccgactcgggtatccagtcccgaaaaatcgggtatccagtcccaattgtgattttgattttgtttttttttttttttgaaaattaactacaaacttttagaatttatttaatattatttaattcaaatttaatacaaagttgaagtactagtattcaaagtaaaaataattacaaacttttagaaatacaaaattcttataATAGCtcgaatttaagagaaaataactacaaatttataggaatataaaattcttgtagtagttcgaatttaaaagaaaataactacaaactttgaaaaatacaaaattcataagttatactacatattaacatcttttatccatccacaataagtcaataaccatcaaaattaataagttcaaacattcatcctttataaatatcacaattcaataattcataagaaatagaatccaacaatttttaacggcaaatttttatatttgaaaacaatttAGATGTTAATTGATCTCCATTTCGAAATTCATCTCCGAATAACAATCCAAATTAATAGCTatctaatttcaaaacaaGTAAACTAAATAGAATTCACACATCACCTATAGTAAGTTATTAAAATACAgtttagattgaaaaaataatttaaagtatCAAGTCCCAATTCActatcattaaataattagttgtctaataattgtaaaactaacacataagtattttttacggcaaattttaattatatttaaattcaatttggatGGTAACtgaattaaatagtagtaaaaaaaattgttggactCTAGGTATTTGACGCAAGATGAATAGCGAAAGAATTGTCCAAATTGCTCTTTGAAGGCttgaagggcattttcgtccggaaaaagttcaaaatacctcaaatgatattaacttgtagttcacggacctaaaatgatattttcaaagttcacagatataaaatgatactttggcaaagtttgTGGACTAAAAAAGACGtttcctcattaaaatatcattaatcTTCAAATCCTTCGAATCCCTCCATATATTTATGGAATCTCATTCCTGCTATCACAATTGACACCGGATTGGGCGGGCCGACCTTAGAAGCTCGGCATTAACGGCCCTATGATGTCCAATATTGGGCCCGTCCTATATTGCAAGTTGCttataagttttaattaaCTGATTTCTAAATGAATACTCGTCCTTGCAAGTTTCAGACCTTGTCTTGTCATTCTTTGCAATTGTGACAAtttattgcataaaaatatagtattttatttcccTATAATTGTGGCATCTCAATTAGGGtcggggaaaaataccgaaataccggccttatcgtaccgaaaaaatatcgaaaatatcgaattttcggtatatcgtgattttcggtacggtatgataccttaccgaaagattccggtaagataacggtatgaattttcaaataccgcggtataccgctgcataccgaaattcggtatataccgtaaattaaggtatataccgtaaactaaggtatataccacaaaaatataaacacaattatatataaaatatattttatatattttaaaattataaaatctattgtgaaatataaatataattatgaataaattatatttaatttatttttaaaattataaaatataaataatattctaaatactctaattttctattttaattgatgttgaaagtcaggtataccgcaaaagtaaggtataccgaactttggtacggtataccgcaaatgaggtacggtatcggtatggaaattcgtcataccgaaaataaggtataccgaagttcggtataccgaaaactttggtaaggtaaagaTATGACTTTTTTgcataccgtatttacggtaaggtatacggtatggtggtttcggtaaggtataccttacttACCCACCCCTAATCTCAATTCGATTGGTCACTTATTGTATGGGGGTGTTACAATTATAATTACATTCTACAGAATATACTAATtataaacatgaaataattttattgtgttttattatatagaaagatattgtaaaataaatttatttaaaaaaaatattcaataattttttaggaacaaaaataatttaagataGAATATGTAGAAAAACagagagaaaaatgatttaaGTAGAATATGcagaaggaaaaataaaagacaaaaataagagaaaaaatatcaaaggcAAAGTGGTTGAATAGTGGCAAGTTTCAGTGGAATGAacgattaaaaaaaacaatctaatttaaactaaaacaCGATTGTATTTTAGCACAATTCCATAAGTTGTAATCCACCCCACAACAGGGGATCCACACTTAGCGTCGATTATCTGTTGTAGAACGAAACTAACCGAAGGTGATGTGTTTTAAAACGATCACACTttgaatcaaattaatatggcttcttttattttattttcaaccgAAACTTAGTGATTTTCTAAATAGTTCTATCACTTTGTTTTATGACATGTGATTAATCTTGGAAAgttcataaattatttaatatataaaattatcattaaattGTATACAAAGTAGGAGAACTAAACAGTATAcaaattttgttgtgtttttgtagagagaaaaagagtgttaaaataaatttagtttgATGCGAATTTATTAAAGAGATAGGGAACAAGAGATGAGGAACGAGATAATGATTTAATctgaagataaaaaaaaaggagaggaAAACATAGACAAAATGGATTAAAGATAGAAAATTATAGAaggataaaagaaaaaaaaaagaataaaagagcAAGATTGGAATTAAAATAGTGAGAAGTTTTTGTAGAAAGAAGAATTATAAGAAAACACTCTAATTTAAAGTGAAACACGAGCATTTTTATCAAACATGATTTGCTTTGTCCCTTTTATAGCAAAGGATCCACACTTGGACGTGGATTCTCTGCTATGAGGTGAAACACAACACATGGTGATGCGTTATACAAAGATCGCACattaaattacattattaCCGCTTTCTTTTATTCCTATTTCCACCAAAAACTTGCTGTTTATCTTTATTAATAGGATCCCACTATTTTAATCatcctcttttttctctctttttagcactttttttctttctttctacGGGTTCATCTTAATCTCTTTCTCCTTTTCCCCAATCCCTTTTATTATCTACAAGTTCAATCGAGTCTCATAGCTCATggaatgaataattttttgttcaaattaatttataattacatTCTTTACAAAGCAAAATTTACAATATCAATTATCATGTGAGGGAGGAGTACAATCTAATGccaattttattgaataatcCATGAGGCACCGTATCTATATATAAGATGCTATAACAAGCTTATATAAACAGTATTACATCAAATCAATCAAGTAACTATCCAAGAGTAGGttctatatttaatcatgattCGTGCCGGAGTGTATTGCATAGTCTTTCCACTGTGCATCTGATTTTTTCCATTAGAATTTtgccaaaatattttactaatgtTTGTTAGTGctccaaacaaaaaaaatactccataccATCATACCGTCGAGATCAATTTTCAGCTCTATATATACGTGTCGATTAATATTGTATCTCAGGTTATTCGTtcatactaaaataaaatttaacaacTCTAGATAGATTTGTCATTTGTGTACAAAGGAGCAAAGGCGTGACAAATGTTAGTGTGTCGAATCTATTGGAATAATTAAATGCATGACACGAATTTAGAAATTAAGATAAGCTATAGTATTCATATTGTTGGACCCAGATTATACAAATCAATAATATTGTAGTACTAAGTAATATTGACCCAGATTACACAATTCAATAcaaatattgtattttttccaaaaatgcaAATTGCCGTACAAAATCTTAGACCATGCCATTTTGAACATTTTTCTTGCTtcaattttatactagtactacgcACTAGCTACGAAACCCTCCCCCCACAAAAAAAGGCAAACTCCGACGTCCAAAACATTGCTACCTCACAAAATCTGTCcccttttattttcataaaccAAACCTATTGAAGAAGTAGTAATAGCAACTATACTATTCAAGGAAACCCGTTTTCGTCAAAATCGCGTTTCTGAGGTTGCTGAGATCTCTCCCTTTGAGAGTTCTTCCCACTCCTTCACACATGGAGAAGGATGCAATCTGCGTCGACGCCACCCTCCTCGCCAGATACTCATGCGGCGGAAGCATCTCATCGTCGCCGTCATCGATGTCGGTGACATCGCCGTGGTGGCTGTGTGCACCACCACCACCCTTCTTGGGatttttcttcaagattttgGACCAATCGGGGATGGAGAGGGGCGCCGAAGACGCGCCGCCGGAGGAGGCGGCGGATCTCGGAATGGCCCTCGCGGCGGTCAAGTGCCACGTGGATGAGGCGGGCGaattctttcttgttttgggGCCTTGATCTCTTGCCTTCATCATGGCCCACATCTCCTCTTCTTGATAATCCTCCGCCGCCATTCCTCCGCCGGCGCCGCCGTGAAAATCCGCCATCGCAAcaagagagggagaggaggaGAGCTTCGAATTTGATTGAAGTGGACGTTTAACAAAAGAGCTTACTTATTAGTAAATGCGCGCGTGTGAGCGTGGATATATATAGTGGTTGGTTAATGGTTAGTTTTAAATGGAGGTTTTCCAAATTGaaattactactccactatATTAATTATGGAGTGCAAAAATGGggtttctattttgtttttgttttttattatttaattggacCACCACAAAACCCCAAatcaaatttacatatatCAAGGAGTGAAAACACGAGTTTGATGCAGCAGGAGAAGGGAAAAAGACAAATTCTAGAGGGATACACATGACATAATCaaaactagaaaataaaatggcaATAAATGGATTAACAAAACTAGGGATTTTCACATGAGAAGTCACTCACAAGTACATTGAATTTAAGAGGTTtggttttttttgttatagatAAAGTTCAAAACGCCCACAGaaccaaaataaaaacgaAACTACCCAAAAGGAAAAGAAACCCCTCAAGATATgtagattatttaattttccacatttagtaaaattaaaaggcaAAAATGTCAGAATTctgaattagggttttctaCATCGATTGTAAGGGTGTACCCACCGCATATATATACGTGTATAATCATAAATATGGCTTATACACAAGTTTCAACAAGAGTGACTTGATTGGGCAAGATGGAAGAAACTTATTGGGCGTTGCCCCCAAACAGCTTATCCGAACTTAATGAATCAAGATGTGTAGCTGAGAAATCCAGATTGTAAAGAAAACTTTATAAAGAATGCCTAGGAGAAGGTGCTAATGCAATTGCACATTGAGATTTGaggttttttatttaattgtgacTCAAATCCAAGTGAGTCAAGtttatgtagtactattagcattttaagataaatgtatcttatttcatttctattatttcattctatttaaatgatgaaatttagtcaaattatattttgtttcaccatttttaaaattagaatattaaatcacaaattttccatttttctcatttatcttattcatatacaaataaatgtcTTTTGGtgatgataaaaatgaaattatttcaatagAATAGATAAGTGAGAggataaagtaatagagaagaaatatactcctccgtccctaaaatATGGACAACATTTGAAATAgaacgaattttaatgcataattgtaaagtaagaaagaaatagaaagaaaaagttggagtattgttagtggagaatgagaccTACctaattagagagaaaaaaagtttccttaaatagaattgatctatttttaagggacatcccaaaatgacCAATGCggtttatttttaagggacaaaTGGGcattattttttgctaaaaaggtAAATGGTTCACTTATAATGGGACACtgtaaaaagaaaaggggACACATTTATGATGAGACAGTGAGAGTACTTCATTCGTCCTTGTTGGGTTTCTGGATTACAAGAGATAAAACTAGCCGGGTGTAAAACAACCAAGAAGAAATACAAATGGAAAAAGCTGAAACAAGATTACAAGGAAAAATTCGAAACAAGTAAACCGTGTAAAGTTattagccgagtcgaggagtcatctttccgcaagacgagatacgccccggtagtgctcttcggattggcgtttcgtccccaaagataaaacggctacgtctctggtgaagcagcaccgctatcGCTCCGGAGAattggatggaggagagggcagagcttcgacATAAAGACAATGCAGAGAGGAAGAGAGCTTATGATGCAGAATGCTTCTAGTGTTTGATGTTGTGTATAGAATGCAtggaatggctagcctatttataggctcggTCCACTGCAGGAGGTCAACAGCCATGATGGCTATCATCATTGTGAGTCTGTAACCGCTGAGCGTTACAAGACGTTACAAATCTCAGAGCTAGAGAGGAGAGGTTGAATCTAGACGCGTCTAGGTTCGTTCCTGACGTGGACtatcacgtgtcagccacgttggcttTACCGCGTCACACTGACGAGATGTcatcccgcttggctcgctGACGTGAAAACGATGGTGGTCTAAACAGAACTAGACCAGCCTAAGGTCGAACTCAACCACCGAGCCACACGACCAAGCCCAAAGAATAGTtcaaagaccaattgccaagatccaaggGCACGGGCAGGGCTCGAGGCTCGCGGCGGGGCGGGCGGGCGCGCTTGtgcgcgcgtgtgggctcttacagcccatcttagtccactataattattaaatacttgattaataaggttgtaacttccaatgtgggataattaactctcttaattagtATCACagcttctctcatagctcatttaattagtttgcaattttgcacaactttaatccattatttctcaatcaccgggaatcggatttgagaaaatgaatatacaaCGGTCATCTtctccgaacgtagatcgatcctatataatttaatttcacaaaattaaatgtctcgttaaaattataattagtcaAAAGTCCATTAACcgggcatagattccaacagTCCTACTACAGGTAGTAGAAACAAGCCTTAATTTATCCAATTGGGTAAGACTAAGCCTGTATAGTCACCCGACTTAGTACCAATCTATCATTCCAGGAGAATCTACCTTGTCGAGTAGAAGCAATCTTAACTTCATCTGGCTGGATCCAAGTTGGAATTCAGTTTGAAgccttattttatactccatccatcaacgaaaaatagtcttatttttggaaaagacaagttttaataagaaattggtaaagtaagagatgagAGAAATAGTAGATAAGGTAGGAGATATAAAGAGATAATAGCCCCATCGAAGAAATTTGGTCACGTAACCGTTGAGattgtactctctccgtcccactccCAACTATGTTGAATCAAAATATTTggacacggagattaagaaattgtgttgaaaagtaggagagatgaatattgaaagataaagagagaataaagtaagagtgattggatgtttttttttgtcaaaaaaggaaatgactcaacttagttggaatatctcaaaatggaatacgactcaacttagttgggatggagggagtagtttttttagtatttcgTGTTGTACTTTTTCGGGTTTGTAATAAAACAAAGATTTTCATATTGTGGTCTTAactttatgtatatatttcactattttattatattcgaaaaaaaaattaaaaataaatacaaaatggTTGTTAAAAGATAGGGTGGGTTAGAATTTGCCCCATTGCCGGTGAATTGGTAGGATTACCGAATGCTGACGTGGAGGACCATAAATTGCTATAGGACGGACTATAGTCCACCACACTGCGGATGccctaagagcatctccaatgctacataggccagcaataggctagccattctctcccctgccacgtcagcaacactaaaaaatctacctgccacatcagatttaggccagccgcaataaaaataattcaaaatatactacatttacggaattaaaattacgattaaaatac
The nucleotide sequence above comes from Salvia hispanica cultivar TCC Black 2014 chromosome 5, UniMelb_Shisp_WGS_1.0, whole genome shotgun sequence. Encoded proteins:
- the LOC125190442 gene encoding uncharacterized protein LOC125190442 produces the protein MADFHGGAGGGMAAEDYQEEEMWAMMKARDQGPKTRKNSPASSTWHLTAARAIPRSAASSGGASSAPLSIPDWSKILKKNPKKGGGGAHSHHGDVTDIDDGDDEMLPPHEYLARRVASTQIASFSMCEGVGRTLKGRDLSNLRNAILTKTGFLE